A single region of the Shinella sp. PSBB067 genome encodes:
- a CDS encoding GntR family transcriptional regulator has product MSYLGTIAICRQATVLARRCGTLHFSRASGRETLENQVVLRYATTMTIEISRMPAESPGLSDLAYERLRDRIVRVEIPPGAPLAEDRLSEEFGVGLTPIRNAVRRLSYEHLVSIYPRRGTFAADINIGDERWLTEVRLEIEGLSAQLAAERATEAERNKLLHLAEEIKTTTDNAGVTDLDAAFHRQIFLAARNPFLESSANLYFNLSLRIWYFCNQSFTISDTRGADQYAVASAIARRDAQGARKAACEHLLNASRTLRGLLGA; this is encoded by the coding sequence TTGTCATATCTAGGCACAATCGCGATTTGCCGTCAAGCAACTGTTTTGGCGCGTCGATGCGGGACGCTGCATTTTTCTCGTGCGAGCGGGCGCGAAACTCTGGAAAACCAGGTTGTTTTGCGCTATGCGACTACCATGACCATAGAAATTTCACGCATGCCCGCCGAGAGCCCCGGCCTGTCCGACCTCGCCTACGAGCGTCTCAGGGATCGGATCGTGCGGGTGGAGATCCCGCCGGGAGCGCCGTTGGCCGAGGATCGGCTCAGCGAGGAGTTCGGTGTCGGCCTCACACCGATCCGCAATGCCGTTCGCCGGCTTTCCTATGAGCACCTGGTATCGATCTACCCCCGGCGCGGAACCTTCGCCGCGGACATCAATATCGGGGACGAGCGCTGGCTGACCGAGGTGCGCCTCGAAATCGAGGGGCTCAGCGCGCAACTGGCCGCCGAGCGCGCCACCGAAGCCGAGCGCAACAAGCTCCTGCATCTTGCGGAAGAGATCAAGACGACGACCGACAATGCCGGCGTCACGGATCTGGACGCCGCTTTCCATCGGCAGATTTTCCTGGCCGCGCGCAATCCCTTCCTGGAATCCTCGGCCAATCTCTACTTCAATCTTTCCCTTCGCATCTGGTATTTCTGCAACCAGAGCTTCACCATCTCCGACACGCGCGGCGCCGATCAATACGCCGTCGCATCCGCAATCGCACGACGCGATGCCCAGGGCGCCCGCAAGGCGGCGTGCGAGCATCTGCTCAACGCGTCACGAACGCTGCGAGGTCTGTTGGGAGCGTAG
- a CDS encoding ABC transporter substrate-binding protein, protein MHRNLLLAVSVTALALSGPAGARDLSSLVPADIKEKGYIEVVTDPSFGPPWNYHPGTDQTVYEGIDPDIAKGISERLGVEIRFVSLAFAGIVPAIRAGRYDMVMVGMTTTEERTKVIDLVDYAVDSNAILVQAGNPLAIKSPQDLCGKTASAVIGSAQFAILQEVSAGCDKPITISTFPAKSDAFLQVETKRADATIDGYIVSGYLSGNGTFASKGIEAVFTKDFAGKPLGIGLAKEKAALRDAVAAAIDDMIADGTYTKIFAKWGTADMALKKAEINNFQLGRK, encoded by the coding sequence ATGCATCGCAATCTGCTTCTCGCTGTTTCCGTCACTGCGCTCGCCCTTTCCGGCCCGGCCGGCGCCAGGGACCTTTCGAGCCTGGTTCCCGCGGACATCAAGGAAAAGGGATATATCGAGGTGGTCACCGATCCGTCCTTCGGGCCGCCGTGGAACTATCACCCGGGCACGGACCAGACCGTCTACGAAGGGATCGACCCGGATATCGCCAAGGGCATCTCCGAGCGCCTCGGCGTCGAGATTCGTTTCGTCTCGCTCGCTTTCGCGGGCATCGTTCCCGCGATCCGCGCCGGCCGTTATGACATGGTGATGGTCGGCATGACGACCACCGAGGAGCGGACGAAGGTGATCGACCTCGTCGATTATGCAGTGGATTCCAACGCCATCCTCGTCCAGGCCGGCAATCCGCTCGCCATCAAGTCTCCGCAGGATCTTTGCGGCAAGACGGCCTCGGCTGTCATCGGCTCGGCACAGTTCGCGATCCTCCAGGAGGTCTCGGCCGGCTGCGACAAGCCGATCACGATCAGCACCTTCCCTGCCAAGTCCGACGCCTTCCTACAGGTGGAGACGAAGCGGGCCGATGCGACGATCGACGGCTACATCGTCAGCGGCTATCTTTCCGGCAACGGCACATTCGCCTCCAAGGGCATCGAGGCGGTCTTCACCAAGGACTTCGCCGGAAAGCCGCTCGGGATCGGCCTCGCCAAGGAGAAGGCGGCGCTGCGCGATGCCGTCGCGGCGGCAATTGACGACATGATCGCGGACGGCACCTACACGAAGATCTTCGCCAAGTGGGGCACTGCGGACATGGCGCTGAAAAAGGCCGAGATCAACAATTTCCAGCTCGGCAGGAAGTAG
- a CDS encoding amino acid ABC transporter permease — protein sequence MLSASQKSRLSVALCVAGVAAVLYIFATASFSWNEIPKYILAPQIIAGARVTLVLTILSMAIGIAIGVVFAMMRVSSLLVPQVVAAGYIWLFRGIPLLVQIIFWFNLALFMPRIGFGDYSVSTNQVMGSFTAALIALSLNEGAYMAEIVRGGILAIDRGQVEAARALGLSRARTFRRIVLPQALRMVIPATGNQLIGMLKATSLVSVIGVHDLLTQAQFIYTANYLIMELLIVAAIWYLALTALASLLQHFLEKWASHRPSDPREEVGRPQVSSGSEQLV from the coding sequence ATGTTGAGCGCCAGCCAGAAAAGCCGCCTCTCCGTCGCGCTCTGCGTGGCGGGGGTGGCTGCCGTCCTTTACATTTTCGCGACGGCAAGCTTCTCGTGGAACGAGATTCCGAAATATATCCTGGCACCCCAGATCATCGCCGGCGCCCGCGTCACGCTGGTGCTGACAATCCTGTCGATGGCGATCGGCATCGCCATCGGCGTGGTCTTCGCCATGATGCGCGTCTCCTCGCTGCTTGTGCCGCAGGTGGTCGCTGCCGGATATATCTGGCTGTTCCGGGGCATTCCGCTGCTCGTGCAGATCATTTTCTGGTTCAACCTGGCGCTTTTCATGCCGCGCATCGGGTTCGGCGACTATTCGGTCTCCACCAACCAGGTGATGGGCAGCTTCACCGCCGCGCTCATCGCGCTCAGCCTGAACGAAGGCGCCTATATGGCGGAGATCGTTCGCGGCGGCATTCTCGCCATCGACCGGGGGCAGGTCGAGGCGGCGCGGGCGCTCGGCCTCAGCCGCGCTCGCACCTTCCGCCGGATCGTCCTGCCGCAGGCCCTGCGCATGGTCATTCCGGCAACCGGCAACCAGCTCATCGGCATGCTCAAGGCGACGTCGCTCGTCTCCGTCATCGGCGTGCACGACCTGCTGACCCAGGCGCAGTTCATCTACACCGCCAACTATCTCATCATGGAGCTGCTGATCGTGGCGGCCATCTGGTATCTCGCGCTGACCGCACTCGCCTCGCTTCTCCAGCACTTCCTTGAAAAGTGGGCGTCCCACCGGCCCTCCGACCCGCGCGAAGAGGTCGGCAGGCCGCAGGTTTCCTCCGGTTCGGAGCAGCTCGTATGA
- a CDS encoding amino acid ABC transporter ATP-binding protein, whose protein sequence is MTGPMIKIAGLSKAFGSVRVLHDVDLDVASGEVVSILGPSGSGKSTLLRCINLLETFDIGSIVVNGEAIGYEEGARRRPLPDEQIDRQRMEIGMVFQRFNLFSHMTAMGNIIEAPVLVRGERKDAAIAHGRELLSKVGLAECANAYPEHLSGGQQQRVAIARALAMRPKVMLFDEPTSALDPESVGEVLSVIRQLAREGMTMLVVTHEMGFAREVSDRIVFMDAGRIVEMGPPGEIMVSPKNARTRNFFSKIL, encoded by the coding sequence ATGACCGGCCCCATGATCAAGATCGCAGGTTTGAGCAAGGCTTTCGGCTCTGTCCGCGTGCTGCACGACGTCGATCTCGATGTCGCCTCCGGCGAGGTCGTGTCGATCCTCGGTCCTTCCGGTTCCGGCAAGAGCACGCTCCTGCGCTGCATCAACCTGCTCGAAACGTTCGACATCGGCAGCATCGTCGTGAACGGGGAGGCCATAGGCTACGAGGAAGGCGCGCGCCGCCGCCCGCTCCCCGACGAGCAGATCGACCGCCAGCGCATGGAGATCGGCATGGTGTTCCAGCGCTTCAACCTGTTCTCGCACATGACCGCGATGGGGAACATCATCGAGGCGCCGGTGCTGGTGCGGGGAGAGCGCAAGGACGCAGCCATCGCACATGGGCGCGAACTCCTTTCCAAGGTGGGGCTTGCCGAATGCGCCAATGCCTATCCCGAGCATCTTTCCGGCGGCCAGCAGCAGCGCGTGGCCATCGCCCGGGCGCTCGCCATGCGCCCGAAGGTCATGCTCTTCGATGAACCGACGTCCGCACTGGACCCGGAATCGGTCGGCGAGGTGCTGTCCGTCATCCGCCAGCTGGCGCGCGAGGGCATGACCATGCTGGTGGTCACACACGAAATGGGTTTCGCCCGCGAGGTGAGCGACCGCATCGTCTTCATGGATGCCGGGCGCATCGTCGAAATGGGACCGCCCGGCGAGATCATGGTCTCGCCGAAGAACGCCCGGACCAGGAATTTCTTCTCGAAGATCCTCTGA
- a CDS encoding ABC transporter substrate-binding protein: MNDRLRLIAEHSLTYAPHHVADHLGYFTDAGLDIDLSYESGPGGSWLAEVLARGEADIARGGVWIPMMYRDHLEDLRLFAALCHRNAQVLFTRTPSENFSLRELEGRRIMLPAAATSQWMYVRGLFEEQGADWKKVLWIRDLEVRTMLRLWRGGYADGFLTSPPLAETLMGEGHHAALDLADTGAVPWSVYYAPRIAIEEKAEPLSRFVEALSRAVGWMETVPASEIARLIGQDFPAWDLPVVERALARMRAKGTWNRDMHVPAEPLQRYQKMIASYGLIPAPMPHGTIVDDRAASARPLATAS, from the coding sequence ATGAACGATCGCTTGCGCCTCATCGCCGAGCATTCCCTGACCTATGCGCCCCATCATGTGGCCGACCATCTCGGCTACTTCACCGATGCCGGGCTCGATATCGACCTCAGCTATGAATCCGGCCCCGGCGGCTCCTGGCTCGCCGAAGTGCTGGCGCGGGGCGAGGCCGACATCGCGCGCGGCGGCGTATGGATCCCGATGATGTACCGCGACCACCTGGAAGACCTGCGGCTCTTCGCAGCGCTGTGTCATCGCAACGCGCAGGTCCTGTTCACCCGCACGCCGTCCGAAAATTTCTCGCTGCGGGAGCTTGAGGGGCGCCGCATCATGCTGCCGGCGGCAGCGACCAGCCAGTGGATGTATGTGCGCGGTCTCTTCGAGGAGCAGGGGGCCGACTGGAAGAAGGTTCTGTGGATCCGGGACCTGGAAGTGCGCACCATGCTGCGCCTGTGGCGCGGCGGCTATGCGGACGGGTTCCTCACCTCGCCGCCGCTCGCGGAGACGCTGATGGGCGAGGGCCACCATGCCGCGCTCGACCTTGCCGATACGGGTGCGGTTCCCTGGAGCGTCTACTATGCCCCGCGCATCGCCATCGAGGAAAAGGCCGAGCCGCTTTCGCGCTTCGTCGAGGCCCTGTCGCGCGCCGTCGGCTGGATGGAGACCGTGCCGGCGAGTGAAATCGCCCGGTTGATCGGACAGGATTTTCCCGCGTGGGACCTGCCGGTCGTGGAGCGCGCGCTGGCGCGCATGCGGGCGAAGGGAACCTGGAACAGGGACATGCATGTGCCGGCCGAACCCCTTCAGCGCTACCAGAAGATGATCGCGTCCTACGGCCTCATCCCGGCGCCCATGCCGCACGGCACCATCGTTGACGACCGGGCCGCGTCCGCGCGGCCTCTGGCCACCGCATCCTGA